A stretch of Bifidobacterium sp. ESL0704 DNA encodes these proteins:
- a CDS encoding DUF5680 domain-containing protein → MRSTSLPSFLVAAKAATYAAEKPVAAEPTFAGSHEFRFTQGDLHYRDIYFGGFRFAGQEIVEDGSQPIWSMVYSGTILENDMNQGNTDENDDATEIYQFLKLALRQVSPAAPYRGPDSFESGKYRYTNQYAGDIRDFNGEETICAGPLPVYRLHYSGGYLR, encoded by the coding sequence ATGCGTTCCACATCGTTGCCGTCGTTTCTAGTTGCAGCAAAAGCCGCTACCTACGCTGCGGAAAAACCAGTTGCCGCCGAACCTACGTTCGCAGGATCGCACGAATTCAGATTCACGCAAGGCGACCTGCATTACCGCGATATCTACTTCGGCGGCTTTCGCTTTGCCGGCCAGGAAATCGTAGAAGACGGTTCGCAGCCAATCTGGTCGATGGTTTATTCCGGCACAATATTAGAAAACGACATGAATCAAGGTAACACCGACGAAAACGACGACGCAACGGAAATCTACCAATTCCTGAAACTCGCCTTGCGGCAAGTGAGCCCAGCAGCGCCCTATCGCGGACCGGACTCATTCGAATCCGGCAAATATCGCTATACGAACCAATACGCCGGCGATATCAGGGATTTCAACGGCGAGGAAACCATTTGCGCCGGTCCGCTACCCGTTTATCGCTTACACTATTCCGGCGGATATCTGCGATAA
- a CDS encoding DUF3995 domain-containing protein, whose translation MELLKHILIVLDIVMSVAILSVHAYWGCGGTKLTEYVLPAYKNDYKPHLLHVKAGDQPPAWAAWCVVFCFVVQIALLVMDWVSPNIVVRVLLGVATLVFFVRFIGETNVVGVFKRERDTVFAYWDTWLYTPVCFVFALSLGALVFIG comes from the coding sequence ATGGAACTGCTGAAACATATCCTCATCGTGCTCGACATCGTGATGAGTGTGGCCATTCTTTCGGTACATGCCTACTGGGGTTGCGGCGGTACGAAGCTGACCGAATATGTGCTGCCGGCCTATAAAAACGACTACAAGCCGCATCTGCTCCACGTCAAGGCGGGGGATCAGCCGCCTGCCTGGGCCGCGTGGTGTGTGGTTTTCTGCTTCGTTGTGCAGATTGCGTTGCTGGTCATGGACTGGGTGAGTCCCAATATCGTCGTGCGAGTGCTGCTCGGCGTGGCGACGCTGGTCTTTTTCGTTCGTTTCATCGGTGAAACCAACGTTGTCGGCGTCTTCAAGCGCGAGCGCGATACGGTTTTCGCCTACTGGGATACTTGGCTATACACTCCGGTTTGCTTCGTTTTTGCGCTGAGCCTTGGGGCTTTGGTCTTCATCGGCTAG
- a CDS encoding 2-dehydropantoate 2-reductase: protein MKYGIIGAGAMGLRYGVLLQEKAGKEVEYVEPWQPNVDKIREQGGAYVSRDHENRHLVKADIYSPEDYGEKLKREGGDPDVWIIMLKQMQLADALKRCADAGIFKDHQVVFSAMNGWGHFDKILNYFPKERIYGGTAMVASVFNGPGDVDFIGKPGAGTMHICAMTEEITDIEKEMVADLDKTGFNPQVTQNFRGTCLAKVIFNSVINSLCTMYQITMGQFISYPGAMDMARQLINEAYDALERDGFKPIQDREAAVQEVDYVSRVANPLHYPSMYQDMHNGRKTEVDYINGYIAEVGRRVDSPCRTQEFLRHCLHVAELAFQIHKQETAEAATATK, encoded by the coding sequence ATGAAGTACGGAATCATCGGAGCCGGGGCCATGGGCCTGCGATACGGCGTGCTGCTGCAGGAGAAGGCCGGCAAGGAAGTGGAATACGTCGAGCCGTGGCAGCCCAACGTCGACAAGATTCGCGAGCAGGGCGGCGCCTACGTCTCGCGCGACCACGAAAACCGCCACCTGGTAAAGGCCGACATCTACTCCCCCGAAGACTATGGCGAGAAGCTCAAGCGCGAAGGCGGCGACCCCGACGTGTGGATCATCATGCTCAAGCAGATGCAGCTTGCCGACGCGCTCAAGCGCTGCGCCGACGCGGGTATCTTCAAGGACCATCAGGTCGTCTTCTCGGCGATGAACGGATGGGGCCACTTCGACAAGATCCTCAACTACTTCCCCAAGGAACGCATCTACGGCGGCACCGCGATGGTCGCGTCCGTCTTCAACGGCCCCGGCGACGTCGATTTCATCGGCAAGCCCGGCGCTGGCACCATGCATATCTGCGCGATGACCGAGGAGATCACCGACATCGAGAAGGAGATGGTCGCCGACCTCGACAAGACCGGTTTCAACCCGCAGGTCACGCAGAACTTCCGCGGCACCTGCCTGGCGAAAGTCATCTTCAACTCCGTGATCAACTCGCTGTGCACGATGTACCAGATCACGATGGGGCAGTTCATCTCCTACCCCGGCGCGATGGACATGGCACGCCAGCTGATCAACGAGGCCTACGACGCGCTCGAACGCGACGGTTTCAAGCCGATTCAGGACCGAGAGGCCGCCGTTCAGGAGGTCGATTACGTCAGCCGCGTCGCCAACCCGCTGCACTATCCGTCGATGTACCAGGACATGCACAACGGCCGCAAGACCGAGGTGGACTACATCAACGGTTACATCGCCGAGGTCGGGCGCCGGGTCGACAGCCCGTGCCGCACGCAGGAGTTCCTGCGCCATTGCCTACACGTCGCCGAGCTCGCCTTCCAAATCCACAAGCAGGAAACCGCTGAGGCAGCAACAGCGACCAAGTAA
- a CDS encoding aminotransferase class I/II-fold pyridoxal phosphate-dependent enzyme produces the protein MKYDFTSIMDRHGRDAIAVDGLGSRPGFAPEAPKDGYDVIPMWIADMNFPTAPTITDAIIERAKHPAFGYFNPSDEYYNSIIDWQKTRNGVTDLKPEDIGYENGVLGGLVSTLHSFATPGDSVLVHQPTYVGFTNAIESNGYHIVHSALKRDDKGVWRMDFDDMDKKIKENNIHVAVFCSPHNPCGRVWERWEIEKAMEVYRANDCVVVSDEIWSDIILEGHKHIPTQSVSDDARNRTVALYAPSKTFNLAGLIGSYHIIYNKYLRDRVTAYSSKAVYNEMNVLSMHALIGAYKPEGHEWLDELRQVLTGNVDYVCDYFAEHFPEVTFAHPQGTYMLFLGCTGWCEAHNVTLDEVLKRAWNVGVAVQDGRQFKAPCAIRMNVALPLSRVQEAMDRLSKYVFID, from the coding sequence ATGAAGTACGATTTCACATCGATTATGGATAGACACGGCAGAGACGCCATTGCGGTGGATGGTCTCGGCTCGCGGCCCGGATTCGCGCCCGAAGCGCCGAAGGATGGTTACGACGTCATTCCGATGTGGATCGCCGACATGAATTTTCCCACGGCTCCGACAATCACCGATGCCATCATCGAGCGTGCGAAGCACCCGGCGTTCGGCTATTTCAACCCGAGCGATGAGTATTACAATTCCATCATCGACTGGCAAAAGACGCGCAACGGCGTGACCGACCTCAAGCCGGAGGATATCGGCTACGAAAACGGCGTGCTCGGCGGGCTGGTCTCCACGTTGCATTCCTTTGCGACCCCCGGCGACTCGGTGCTCGTGCATCAGCCGACCTACGTGGGCTTCACCAATGCCATCGAATCCAACGGCTACCACATCGTCCACTCGGCGCTCAAGCGTGACGACAAGGGCGTTTGGCGCATGGACTTCGACGATATGGACAAGAAGATCAAGGAAAACAACATCCACGTCGCCGTCTTCTGCAGCCCGCACAACCCCTGCGGCCGCGTCTGGGAGCGCTGGGAGATCGAGAAGGCAATGGAGGTCTATCGCGCCAATGACTGCGTGGTCGTCTCCGACGAGATCTGGTCCGACATCATTCTCGAGGGCCACAAGCACATCCCGACCCAGTCGGTCAGCGACGACGCCCGCAACCGCACCGTCGCGCTTTACGCGCCGAGCAAGACCTTCAACCTCGCTGGCCTGATCGGCTCGTACCACATCATCTACAACAAGTACCTGCGCGATCGCGTGACGGCCTACAGCTCGAAGGCGGTCTACAACGAGATGAACGTGCTGTCGATGCATGCGCTGATCGGTGCCTACAAGCCCGAAGGCCACGAGTGGCTGGACGAGCTGCGGCAGGTGCTCACCGGCAACGTCGATTACGTCTGCGATTACTTTGCCGAGCATTTCCCGGAGGTCACCTTCGCACATCCCCAGGGGACTTACATGCTCTTCCTTGGCTGCACCGGCTGGTGCGAGGCCCACAACGTCACGCTTGACGAGGTGCTCAAGCGCGCGTGGAATGTCGGCGTCGCCGTGCAGGACGGTCGCCAGTTCAAGGCTCCGTGCGCCATCCGTATGAACGTCGCCCTGCCGCTTTCCCGCGTGCAGGAAGCGATGGATCGCCTGTCGAAGTACGTTTTCATCGACTGA
- a CDS encoding TIGR00730 family Rossman fold protein, producing MKITVYCGASSGNDPKYAAAAKRLGEWIAGLDEGELVYGGGGVGLMGTVAQTVLDGGGKVHGIMPQMLIDRNAGATGLTTMEVVDDMDVRKRRMMELGDILIAFPGGPGTLEEIAEAFSSSRIGLNDKPCVLFDLDGYWQPLAQMFDGMVAAGFLTAADRAKLLVTDSVDEITRFAATYQPPQIRTFPERK from the coding sequence ATGAAGATTACGGTGTATTGCGGCGCGTCGAGCGGCAACGATCCGAAGTATGCGGCGGCGGCGAAGCGGCTTGGCGAGTGGATTGCGGGGCTTGACGAGGGCGAGCTGGTCTATGGCGGCGGCGGTGTCGGGCTGATGGGCACGGTCGCGCAGACGGTGCTCGACGGCGGCGGCAAGGTGCACGGCATCATGCCGCAGATGCTCATCGACCGCAACGCCGGCGCGACGGGCCTGACGACAATGGAGGTCGTCGACGATATGGACGTGCGCAAGCGCCGCATGATGGAGCTGGGCGATATCTTGATCGCTTTTCCTGGCGGCCCCGGCACGCTCGAGGAGATCGCAGAGGCGTTTTCGTCATCGCGCATCGGGCTCAACGACAAGCCTTGCGTGCTCTTCGATCTCGACGGCTACTGGCAGCCGCTGGCCCAGATGTTCGACGGCATGGTTGCGGCAGGCTTCCTCACCGCCGCCGATCGCGCGAAACTGCTGGTCACCGATTCGGTCGACGAGATCACCCGTTTCGCCGCCACCTACCAGCCCCCGCAAATCCGCACCTTCCCCGAGCGCAAGTAG
- a CDS encoding type II toxin-antitoxin system Phd/YefM family antitoxin codes for MVVQQIRPVSDLRNHFADISRSVHESEEPVFLTKNGFGDMVVMSMEAYENRQYDSQVYSALLEAEREEGMTDQRFSPKEALRAMRSAIGCASEGAETVAKA; via the coding sequence ATGGTAGTACAGCAGATTCGTCCGGTTTCAGACCTGCGCAATCATTTCGCAGATATTTCTCGCAGTGTCCACGAGAGTGAAGAGCCAGTGTTCCTGACCAAAAACGGATTCGGAGACATGGTGGTCATGAGTATGGAGGCGTATGAGAATCGGCAATACGACAGCCAGGTTTATTCGGCGCTGCTGGAAGCCGAGCGCGAAGAGGGAATGACCGACCAACGTTTTTCGCCAAAAGAGGCGTTGCGAGCTATGCGTTCAGCGATTGGCTGTGCGTCTGAAGGCGCTGAAACTGTTGCGAAGGCATGA